A window of the Pyrodictium abyssi genome harbors these coding sequences:
- a CDS encoding tRNA (adenine-N1)-methyltransferase, with protein MAGEECCRDVVCEGCPVLLVVDERRRFIFRVGRGRVQGSDRGVLRHDDLLGLRYGSRVRLSSGVEALVLQPRLVDYMERGLRRRSQVIYPKDHGFILMLLDIEPGSRVLEIGVGSGYTTIVLARAVGPEGRVYSYEIRRDMLETARRNLETVGLLDRVELKHRDARLGVDEEGLDAAVVDMPDPWAVLPVLHRALRPGAGVVFFLPAVNQVARLLAALELHGGWAENRVYEVLLREYEPRCDALRPRTTMIAHTGYLLYTRRVEAAGRRDAEGPGGGQRVAVRADARPQHIVQGG; from the coding sequence ATGGCGGGGGAGGAGTGCTGCCGCGACGTAGTCTGCGAGGGCTGCCCGGTACTGCTTGTGGTGGACGAGAGGAGGCGTTTCATATTCCGCGTTGGGCGCGGCCGGGTCCAGGGCAGCGACCGGGGCGTACTACGGCACGACGACCTCCTGGGGCTCCGCTACGGCTCCCGGGTCCGGCTCAGCAGTGGTGTCGAGGCGCTGGTGCTCCAGCCGCGGCTGGTAGACTACATGGAGAGGGGGCTGCGGCGCCGCAGCCAGGTCATATACCCGAAGGACCACGGGTTCATACTGATGCTCCTAGACATAGAGCCGGGGAGCCGTGTCCTAGAGATAGGCGTAGGCAGCGGCTACACAACGATAGTCCTAGCCCGCGCCGTGGGCCCCGAGGGCAGGGTGTACAGCTATGAGATCCGGCGCGACATGCTCGAGACCGCTAGGCGGAACCTAGAGACGGTGGGGCTGCTAGACCGGGTGGAGCTCAAGCACCGGGACGCCAGGCTCGGCGTAGACGAGGAGGGCCTAGACGCAGCCGTGGTAGACATGCCCGACCCGTGGGCTGTACTGCCCGTCCTGCACCGGGCTCTCCGGCCGGGCGCGGGAGTGGTCTTCTTCCTCCCGGCGGTCAACCAGGTCGCCCGGCTCCTCGCAGCCCTGGAGCTCCACGGGGGATGGGCAGAGAACAGGGTCTACGAGGTCCTACTCCGCGAGTACGAGCCACGCTGCGACGCGCTCCGGCCACGCACCACGATGATAGCCCACACGGGCTACCTCCTCTACACACGCCGCGTAGAAGCAGCAGGCAGAAGGGACGCAGAGGGCCCGGGGGGAGGACAACGGGTAGCAGTCCGCGCCGATGCCCGGCCGCAGCACATCGTACAGGGTGGATGA
- a CDS encoding M48 family metalloprotease, translated as MAVQGMREPLLYMGLAVSALLPAAYVYVARSNPQGAWRRLRMLMLSAVTAMMLLTGGVGDFDKITLSLAFPALAGAYMVLNYHFGRRTVDNLLYGIHGKVHRVSILSSPIPTAFTVAITGRVYATTGLYQRLAPEEAAAIVAHEVGHLEALRPVPSTVFVVVVAVAASALATGVASLLQQGPVGVALAAAVLLAAGVSWVQFSWAWEHLADIYALEAAGAWSISALYRITGAGPEKPRLARAYLDTLRCLRPRGGRGVAFLVNPHPRPGYRLYLLEKLAWRTGSWG; from the coding sequence TGGGGCTGGCTGTCTCGGCGTTACTGCCGGCGGCATACGTGTACGTAGCCCGTAGCAACCCCCAGGGGGCGTGGAGGAGGCTAAGGATGCTAATGCTCTCGGCGGTTACGGCGATGATGCTTCTCACCGGCGGCGTAGGAGACTTCGACAAGATTACGCTATCGCTCGCCTTCCCGGCGCTAGCCGGCGCATACATGGTCCTCAACTACCACTTCGGGCGCCGGACCGTGGACAACCTGCTATACGGGATACATGGCAAGGTCCACAGGGTGTCCATCCTCTCCTCGCCCATACCCACTGCGTTCACAGTAGCCATCACCGGCCGGGTCTACGCGACCACTGGGCTCTACCAGCGGCTAGCGCCAGAGGAGGCAGCAGCCATAGTGGCCCACGAGGTTGGCCACCTGGAGGCGCTGCGCCCGGTCCCCTCCACGGTCTTCGTCGTCGTGGTTGCTGTGGCTGCTTCAGCCCTCGCGACGGGCGTGGCCAGCCTCCTCCAGCAAGGCCCCGTGGGCGTAGCCCTGGCCGCTGCCGTGCTCCTGGCTGCCGGGGTCTCCTGGGTGCAGTTTAGCTGGGCATGGGAGCACCTAGCGGACATCTACGCCCTAGAAGCGGCGGGCGCGTGGAGCATATCGGCGCTCTACAGGATAACCGGTGCGGGGCCGGAGAAGCCCCGGCTGGCCAGAGCCTACCTGGACACGCTGCGGTGCCTCCGGCCCCGCGGGGGCCGAGGCGTAGCGTTCCTCGTGAACCCGCACCCCCGGCCCGGCTACAGGCTCTACCTCCTAGAGAAGCTGGCCTGGCGCACCGGCTCCTGGGGCTAG